A section of the Candidatus Nitrosacidococcus sp. I8 genome encodes:
- the hslV gene encoding ATP-dependent protease subunit HslV — MEYFHGTTILSVRRQGRVIIGGDGQVSMNSIIMKGNARKVRRLYHNQVIAGFAGGTADAFTLFERFEAKLEKYQGNLVRAAVELAKDWRSDRSLRRLEALLAIADHQTSYIISGNGDVIEPEDDLIAIGSGGPYAQSAARALLENTDLNAREIVEKAMAIAANICIYTNTCLTIEELSN, encoded by the coding sequence TTGGAATATTTTCATGGCACGACCATCCTTTCGGTACGGCGTCAAGGACGAGTCATAATTGGCGGTGATGGGCAGGTGAGTATGAATAGCATTATTATGAAAGGAAATGCCCGTAAAGTACGACGTTTATATCATAACCAAGTAATCGCTGGATTTGCTGGAGGTACTGCTGACGCATTTACGTTATTCGAACGATTTGAAGCTAAATTAGAAAAATATCAAGGTAATTTAGTTCGTGCAGCAGTAGAGCTCGCTAAAGATTGGCGCTCTGATCGATCTTTAAGACGGCTTGAAGCACTACTTGCTATCGCAGATCATCAAACATCTTATATTATTTCGGGCAATGGGGATGTAATCGAGCCTGAGGATGATCTTATTGCTATTGGATCAGGTGGTCCCTATGCGCAATCTGCAGCACGAGCTTTATTAGAAAATACTGATTTAAATGCAAGAGAGATTGTTGAAAAAGCTATGGCAATTGCGGCTAATATTTGTATCTACACTAATACTTGCTTAACTATTGAAGAACTCTCAAACTGA
- the galE gene encoding UDP-glucose 4-epimerase GalE, with amino-acid sequence MEKGILVTGGAGYIGSHVVLQLVETYSTVVILDNLSTGFADAVIGAKLIIGNVKNQYLVKNILKEYSIDTVLHFAAHTIVPESVSNPLKYYANNTCATRNLLECCVEEGVKNFVFSSTAAAYGIPSTPTVTEDTPTNPINPYGSSKLMSEWMLQDLSQAAHLNYVILRYFNVAGSDPRGRIGQSTRNATLLIKAACEVAVGKRESIHIFGVDYSTPDGTGIRDYIHVEDLAKAHLLALDYLRSGGQSILLNCGYGHGYSVREVLDSVQRVCGKPIKIIESPRRLGDPPQLIAIADKIRDTLGWIPQCDNLDFIVKTSLDWEQKLLLKDH; translated from the coding sequence ATGGAAAAGGGAATATTAGTTACTGGAGGTGCAGGATATATTGGTAGCCACGTTGTTCTGCAGCTAGTAGAAACATATTCTACTGTAGTTATTCTCGATAACCTTTCAACAGGTTTTGCAGATGCAGTAATTGGTGCCAAGCTGATTATTGGAAATGTTAAAAATCAGTACTTAGTAAAAAATATCCTTAAAGAGTATTCTATTGATACGGTGCTACATTTTGCAGCTCACACCATTGTACCAGAATCTGTTTCTAACCCTCTTAAATATTATGCTAACAATACTTGTGCTACACGAAACCTTTTAGAATGTTGTGTTGAAGAAGGTGTAAAAAACTTTGTATTTTCATCCACAGCAGCAGCCTATGGTATTCCATCTACGCCAACTGTTACTGAAGATACACCAACAAATCCTATAAATCCCTATGGCTCTTCCAAGCTTATGAGTGAATGGATGTTACAGGACTTATCTCAGGCAGCTCACCTTAATTATGTTATTCTACGCTATTTTAATGTAGCCGGTTCTGATCCTCGAGGTCGCATTGGTCAATCCACTCGGAATGCCACCTTGTTAATTAAAGCTGCTTGCGAAGTAGCGGTGGGTAAAAGGGAAAGTATTCATATTTTTGGGGTAGATTATTCAACCCCAGATGGTACAGGAATTCGAGACTATATCCATGTAGAAGATTTAGCTAAAGCTCATTTACTTGCTCTAGATTATTTAAGATCAGGAGGACAATCAATTCTCCTTAATTGTGGTTATGGTCATGGCTATAGTGTGCGTGAAGTGCTTGATTCTGTACAACGAGTATGCGGGAAACCAATAAAAATTATTGAATCCCCTCGTCGGCTTGGAGATCCTCCTCAGCTTATTGCTATAGCTGATAAGATAAGAGATACTTTGGGATGGATACCCCAGTGTGACAATTTAGATTTTATCGTAAAAACATCCTTAGATTGGGAACAAAAACTCTTACTTAAAGATCATTAG
- the tuf gene encoding elongation factor Tu translates to MSKAKFERKKPHVNVGTIGHVDHGKTTLTAALTKTLSAKYGGEAKAYDQIDNAPEERERGITIATSHVEYESGARHYAHVDCPGHADYVKNMITGAAQMDGAILVVSAADGPMPQTREHILLARQVGVPNIMVFLNKADMVDDPELLELVEMEVRELLDSYQFPGDEVPIVVGSALKALEGDESDIGMPAIIKLVEAMDSYFPEPQRAIDQPFLMPIEDVFSISGRGTVVTGRAERGIVKVGDEIEIVGIKATQKTICTGVEMFRKLLDEGRAGDNVGILLRGTKREDVERGQVLAKPGTITPHTKFQAEVYILSKEEGGRHTPFFTGYRPQFYFRTTDVTGAVDLAEGVEMVMPGDNIQVTVSLIAPIAMEEGLRFAVREGGRTVGAGVVSKVIE, encoded by the coding sequence ATGTCCAAGGCGAAATTTGAAAGAAAGAAGCCCCATGTAAATGTAGGGACGATTGGTCACGTAGATCACGGGAAGACCACACTGACAGCGGCATTGACGAAGACTCTTTCGGCGAAGTATGGTGGAGAAGCCAAAGCCTACGATCAGATTGACAATGCTCCGGAAGAAAGGGAGCGTGGGATAACGATTGCCACTTCCCATGTAGAGTATGAAAGTGGGGCTCGTCACTATGCACATGTTGATTGTCCTGGACATGCAGATTACGTAAAGAATATGATTACAGGAGCAGCTCAAATGGACGGAGCTATTCTTGTAGTATCGGCAGCAGATGGTCCAATGCCACAAACTAGAGAACATATCTTACTTGCTCGCCAGGTAGGTGTGCCTAACATAATGGTTTTTCTAAATAAAGCGGACATGGTAGATGATCCGGAGTTATTGGAATTAGTGGAAATGGAAGTTAGAGAACTTCTTGATAGCTATCAATTTCCAGGAGATGAGGTTCCTATTGTAGTAGGTAGTGCTTTAAAGGCTCTAGAGGGAGATGAAAGTGACATAGGCATGCCTGCTATTATAAAGCTAGTGGAAGCAATGGATTCTTATTTTCCAGAGCCACAAAGAGCAATAGATCAACCTTTCCTAATGCCTATAGAAGATGTATTTTCTATTTCAGGTCGTGGTACTGTTGTGACAGGTAGAGCTGAACGAGGGATTGTAAAAGTAGGTGATGAAATAGAAATTGTAGGAATAAAGGCGACACAGAAGACTATTTGCACGGGAGTAGAAATGTTCCGTAAACTGCTGGATGAAGGCAGGGCGGGAGATAATGTAGGTATATTACTTCGTGGAACGAAAAGAGAGGATGTAGAGCGTGGGCAAGTTTTAGCAAAGCCTGGGACGATTACACCACACACTAAATTTCAAGCTGAAGTATATATTCTTTCAAAAGAGGAAGGTGGGCGTCATACACCATTTTTTACAGGGTATAGACCTCAGTTTTACTTTAGGACTACTGATGTAACAGGAGCAGTTGATTTAGCAGAAGGGGTGGAAATGGTAATGCCTGGAGATAATATTCAGGTCACAGTCAGCTTAATTGCACCTATTGCTATGGAAGAAGGATTACGTTTTGCTGTTAGAGAGGGTGGTCGCACTGTGGGTGCAGGTGTCGTCAGTAAAGTTATTGAGTAA
- the secE gene encoding preprotein translocase subunit SecE, with protein MTDTAKFIFAFLLLTLTIGVFYYFSNQPISIRIVILLIGFIASLLVMVNTDRGRSVVGIMRDTQIEFRKITWPARQETVQTTLIVLLMVIVVASILWLFDSLLMWAVRLLTGQGA; from the coding sequence ATGACTGATACCGCTAAATTTATATTTGCGTTTCTACTGTTAACCCTAACTATAGGGGTGTTTTATTATTTTAGCAATCAGCCTATTTCTATACGCATAGTAATATTGCTTATTGGTTTTATCGCATCCTTACTAGTAATGGTGAACACTGATCGTGGACGATCAGTGGTGGGAATTATGCGGGACACCCAGATAGAATTCCGTAAAATTACTTGGCCAGCAAGGCAGGAGACAGTTCAGACTACCTTGATTGTGCTACTTATGGTAATTGTTGTGGCAAGCATACTGTGGCTATTCGATTCATTACTTATGTGGGCTGTTCGGTTATTAACTGGACAAGGAGCCTAG
- the nusG gene encoding transcription termination/antitermination protein NusG, translating into MSGNYKQWYVIHVFSGLEQQVKKILQERIARHSMQEKFGEILVPTEEVIEVREGKKRKSERKFFPGYILTHMVMDDETWHLVKSIPKVLGFIGGSSDKPVPIMDSEAQKILNQIQEMAAQPKPKIPFQPGEVVRVINGPFADFNGVVEEVNYEKSKLRVAVLIFGRSTPVELEFRQVEKNSTSS; encoded by the coding sequence GTGTCTGGTAACTATAAGCAGTGGTATGTAATACATGTATTTTCTGGATTAGAACAGCAGGTAAAAAAAATACTTCAGGAGCGTATTGCTCGCCATAGTATGCAGGAGAAATTTGGCGAAATTTTAGTGCCTACTGAAGAGGTTATAGAAGTAAGAGAGGGAAAAAAAAGGAAGAGCGAACGTAAGTTTTTTCCTGGGTATATTTTGACCCATATGGTAATGGATGATGAGACCTGGCACTTGGTAAAGAGTATTCCAAAAGTATTAGGGTTTATTGGAGGATCTAGTGATAAACCGGTACCTATTATGGACTCTGAGGCTCAAAAGATTTTGAATCAAATACAAGAAATGGCTGCTCAACCTAAGCCAAAAATCCCATTCCAGCCAGGAGAAGTGGTACGTGTTATTAATGGTCCCTTTGCAGATTTTAACGGCGTAGTTGAGGAAGTGAATTACGAGAAAAGCAAATTACGAGTTGCTGTGCTAATATTCGGTAGATCAACTCCAGTTGAGCTTGAATTTAGGCAGGTTGAGAAGAATAGCACTAGTAGTTAG